One genomic window of Salvelinus alpinus chromosome 17, SLU_Salpinus.1, whole genome shotgun sequence includes the following:
- the mafba gene encoding transcription factor MafB, producing the protein MSAELSMGPELPNSPLALEYVNDFDLMKFDVKKEGLAGLERAGVRQCTRLQPQGSVSSTPISTPCSSVPSSPSFSPTEQKNHLEELYWMPNGGYHQQIDPQTLSLTPEDAVEALIGATAHGHPPPQHVQQQLQQGAFDGYRGPHQHHNHHGHPQQHHHPYGGGIPHHPDDLSGHPGGLSHPHTQHHHHHHSQDPDSPSPVSPDSHQALHHHRHHHHHGHSGQGHHGSGNVEDRFSDDQLVSMSVRELNRHLRGFTKDDVIRLKQKRRTLKNRGYAQSCRYKRVQQKHVLENEKTHLIDQVEALKAEINRLARERDAYKLKCEKLTGTGANNGIREAGSRPTSDNPSSPEFFM; encoded by the coding sequence ATGAGCGCAGAGCTGAGCATGGGCCCTGAGCTCCCCAACAGCCCTCTGGCTCTGGAATACGTCAACGACTTTGACCTAATGAAGTTCGACGTGAAGAAAGAAGGTCTGGCCGGGCTGGAACGTGCCGGGGTGCGCCAGTGCACTCGGCTCCAGCCCCAGGGCTCTGTGTCCTCCACCCCGATCAGCACACCATGTAGCTCGGTACCCTCCTCGCCCAGCTTCAGCCCCACAGAGCAGAAGAACCATCTGGAGGAGCTGTACTGGATGCCCAACGGCGGGTACCACCAGCAGATCGATCCACAGACGCTCAGCCTGACCCCGGAGGACGCAGTGGAGGCCCTGATCGGAGCCACGGCCCACGGCCACCCCCCACCCCAGCACGTCCAGCAGCAGCTGCAGCAGGGCGCCTTCGATGGCTACAGAGGGCCTCACCAACACCACAACCATCATGGCCATCCCCAGCAGCACCATCATCCCTATGGGGGAGGCATCCCACACCACCCTGATGACCTTTCTGGACACCCGGGGGGTCTCAGCCACCCCCacacccagcaccaccaccaccaccacagccagGACCCAGACAGCCCGTCCCCCGTCTCTCCAGACTCTCACCAAGCCCTccaccaccaccgccaccatcaccaccacggCCACTCGGGCCAGGGGCACCATGGCTCAGGCAACGTGGAGGACCGCTTCTCTGACGACCAGCTGGTGTCCATGTCTGTGAGGGAGCTGAACAGACACCTGCGGGGATTCACCAAGGACGATGTCATCCGCCTCAAGCAGAAGAGGCGGACCCTGAAGAACCGGGGCTACGCACAGTCCTGCCGTTACAAGCGGGTGCAGCAGAAGCACGTGCTGGAGAATGAGAAGACTCATCTGATAGACCAGGTGGAGGCGCTCAAGGCGGAGATCAACCGGCTGGCACGCGAGAGGGACGCCTACAAACTCAAGTGCGAGAAACTGACGGGAACGGGAGCGAATAACGGGATCCGCGAGGCTGGGTCTAGGCCTACTAGTGACAACCCGTCATCCCCAGAGTTTTTCATGTGA